One Etheostoma cragini isolate CJK2018 chromosome 18, CSU_Ecrag_1.0, whole genome shotgun sequence DNA window includes the following coding sequences:
- the blk gene encoding tyrosine-protein kinase Blk has product MGSSCSGQKQVKDDKVFRGKHNSNLSNHIARSGNTDSDNDDVVFVAQHDFKATNDRDLPFKKGDKLQVLQENGVWWLAKLLVTGQEGYIPCNYVVREDTLDIEKWFLRDMGRRETERLLLAPGNKPGAFLVRESETCKGSFSLSVRDNVPEHGDVVKHYKIRCLDKGGYYISPSNAFPSLQELVNYYTRTADGLCQRLYAPCKAKAPELQWAQDEWEIPRDTLKMVKKLGAGQFGEVWMGYYKNTQKVAIKTLKEGTMEPEAFLQEANLMKQLQHERLVRLLAVVTIEPILIVTEFMINGCLLDFLKSDAGKRLKLNKLIDMSAQIAEGMAYIEKKNYIHRDVRAANILVSDSLHCKIADFGLARIIESEYTAQEGAKFPIKWTAPEAINYGTFSIKSDVWSFGILLTEIITYGRIPYPGMTNPEVIRSLDKSYRMPCPDGCPLELYDIMNMCWKQKPEDRPTFEFLQNTLNDFFIATEGQYEMQP; this is encoded by the exons ATGGGCAGCAGTTGCAGTGGCCAGAAACAAGTAAAAGATGACAAGGTcttcagaggaaaacacaaCTCCAACTTGTCAAATCACATA GCACGAAGCGGAAACACCGATTCAGATAACG ATGACGTTGTGTTTGTGGCACAACATGACTTCAAAGCAACCAACGACAGAGATCTACCTTTCAAAAAGGGAGACAAACTTCAGGTTTTACAGGA AAACGGAGTATGGTGGCTGGCTAAATTGTTGGTGACTGGACAGGAGGGGTATATACCGTGTAATTATGTAGTCAGAGAAGATACACTAGACATCGAAAA ATGGTTTTTAAGGGATATGGGTAGGAGAGAGACTGAACGACTGCTTTTAGCCCCTGGAAATAAACCGGGTGCCTTTCTAGTTCGAGAGAGTGAGACCTGTAAAG GGTCCTTCTCACTGTCAGTCAGAGATAATGTACCAGAACATGGAGATGTGGTAAAACACTACAAGATCCGCTGTCTGGACAAAGGTGGCTACTACATCTCCCCCTCCAACGCGTTCCCATCCCTACAGGAACTGGTCAATTACTACACCC GTACAGCAGACGGGTTGTGTCAGCGGCTGTATGCCCCCTGTAAGGCTAAGGCACCCGAGCTGCAGTGGGCACAAGACGAGTGGGAAATTCCCAGAGACACCCTGAAAATGGTGAAGAAGCTGGGGGCCGGGCAGTTTGGAGAAGTGTGGATGG GTTATTATAAGAACACCCAGAAGGTTGCTATTAAGACCCTAAAGGAGGGAACGATGGAGCCGGAGGCCTTCCTGCAGGAGGCCAACCTGATGAAGCAGCTGCAGCATGAACGACTGGTGCGCCTCCTTGCTGTGGTCACTATTGAGCCCATTCTCATTGTCACTGAGTTTATGATCAATG GGTGTCTTCTGGACTTTCTGAAGTCAGACGCAGGGAAAAGGCTGAAGCTAAATAAGCTGATAGACATGTCAGCGCAG ATAGCTGAAGGCATGGCATACATTGAGAAGAAGAACTACATCCACCGAGATGTGCGTGCAGCCAACATTTTGGTCAGCGACAGCCTGCACTGCAAGATAGCAGATTTTGGCCTGGCCAGGATCATCGAGTCAGAATACACAGCTCAAGAAG GTGCTAAATTTCCCATCAAATGGACGGCTCCAGAGGCCATCAACTATGGCACATTCAGCATCAAATCGGATGTGTGGTCCTTTGGGATCCTCCTCACAGAGATTATCACCTATGGTAGAATACCATACCCAG GGATGACCAACCCAGAGGTGATCAGGAGCCTGGACAAGTCGTACAGGATGCCGTGTCCGGACGGCTGTCCCTTGGAACTCTATGACATTATGAACATGTGCTGGAAGCAGAAGCCTGAGGACCGGCCGACTTTTGAATTTCTGCAAAACACTCTTAACGACTTCTTTATCGCCACGGAGGGACAATATGAGATGCAGCCGtga